In a single window of the Elaeis guineensis isolate ETL-2024a chromosome 8, EG11, whole genome shotgun sequence genome:
- the LOC140851208 gene encoding uncharacterized mitochondrial protein AtMg00300-like, with product MCVLKLKKNLISLGYLKKQGYAFSCQPGSECLKISKGALVVMKGRRLSNNLYRMEGSVVTNSAEASTAAQEDQLAYQLWHYHVGHMSNRGLMELSRRGLILALRKESDDLCEPYIYGKQHRIKFVSSTKLSEAVLELVHSDI from the coding sequence ATGTGTGTGCTGAAACTGAAGAAGAATTTGATTTCCCTGGGTTACTTGAAGAAGCAGGGATATGCTTTCAGTTGTCAGCCGGGCAGTGAGTGTTTGAAGATCTCCAAGGGTGCTTTGGTGGTGATGAAGGGGAGAAGACTAAGCAATAACCTGTATAGGATGGAAGGCTCAGTGGTTACCAATAGTGCAGAGGCTTCTACAGCAGCACAGGAGGATCAGCTTGCCTACCAGCTGTGGCACTATCATGTAGGTCACATGAGTAACAGGGGGCTTAtggagttgagtaggagaggtCTGATTCTAGCACTCAGAAAGGAGAGTGATGATCTTTGTGAGCCTTACATCTACGGCAAACAGCATAGGATAAAGTTTGTTAGTAGTACCAAACTGAGTGAAGCTGTATTGGAGCTTGTTCACTCAGATATATAG